CATTTATTATTTATATTTCGTACTAATTATCGCCAAAAAAAATGGTAAGCCAAAGTTCGGCATTGGCAATTATCAATTTAAAATTGATTTCATTGTTGAACCTATTTCTGCCGGACTTTCAACAACATGAATATTGGCTGCTTCAAGCGCTGCCATTTTTTCACTTGCTGTGCCTTTACCACCGGATATTATAGCGCCTGCATGACCCATCCTGCGTCCCGGTGGGGCTGTCCTCCCTGCGATAAAGCCAACCACCGGCTTAGTCATATGTTGCTTTACATACTCGGCAGCTTCTTCTTCAGCGGTTCCGCCAATTTCACCAATCATCACAACAGCTTTTGTGTTTTCATCTTGCTGAAATAGCTTGAGTGCATCAACAAAATTAGTCCCGATAATCGGGTCTCCCCCAATTCCAAGACAGGTTGATTGTCCGATACCTAAGATAGTAAGTTGGTGAACAGTTTCATATGTTAAGGTACCACTTCTTGACACAACACCAACTTCACCGGGAGTATGGATAAATCCCGGCATGATCCCAATCTTACATTCACCAGGAGTAATAACTCCCGGACAATTTGGCCCAACTAATCTGGTTGCTCTTGATGCCAAATATTGTTTGGTCCTGGCCATATCTAAAGTTGGTATGCCTTCTGTAATACAAACGATCAATCGAATTCCTGCATCTGCCGCTTCCATAATTGCATCCCCGGCAAAAGCAGGAGGAACAAATATTATGGACGTATTTGCAGCCTCATTCTCAACCGCTTCAGTAACCGTATTATAAACTGGAATTTTTTCTTGAAAAAGTTGCCCCCCTTTACCTGGCGTTACGCCGGCAACTACATTGGTTCCATATTCAACCATTTGGCTTGTGTGATAAGAACCTTCGCCGCCGGTAATTCCTTGCACAACGACTCTTGTTGATTTATTCACCAGAATACTCAATTTATTGCCTCCGAAGATCTTTTATCATTATTAAATAAATACATGTTTCTAGAATTAGCCTATGGCTGCAACTACCTTTTCTGCCGCATCCTTAAAATCATTTGCCACGATAAATTCAAATTCCGACTGATTTAAAATATCTTCTGCCTCCTTTGCATTTGTACCCTGCAACCGAACCACAACCGGTACATTGATTTCAACATTTCTGGAAGCTTGGATTACACCTTTTGCGACTCTGTCACAACGCACGATTCCGCCAAAAATGTTAATTAATACAGCTTTTACATTTGAATCAGCCAGTAAAATTTTGTAGCCATTTTCAACCGTTTCCGCACTTGCACCGCCACCCACATCTAAGAAATTAGCAGGTGATGAACCCGCTAATTTTATTATGTCCATTGTCGCCATAGCCAAGCCAGCCCCGTTAACCATGCAAGCTACTTCACCATCAAGTTTTATATAATTGAGATCATATTTTCTCGCTTCAACCTCCAGGGATTCTTCCTCATAAATATCCCTCATCTCCGCCAAATCCGGGTGCCGATAAAGTGCATTATCATCAAAATCAATTTTTGCATCGAGCGCTAAAACTCTACCGTCTTTGGTTACTACCAATGGATTTATTTCTGCAAGAGAAGCATCTACTATTGATACTGCTTTATAAAGACCGGAAATAAACCGAAAGGAATTTTTAAACTGGCTACCCGTTAATCCTAGTCCAAATGCGATCTTCCTGGTTTGATAGGGCTGAAGACCTAATGCAGGATCGATATATTCTTTTAGGATCTTTTCCGGTGTCTCTTCAGCAACCTTTTCAATTTCAACTCCTCCTTCAGTACTGGCCATGAAAACAAACTTTGAAACGGAACGATCTAATACAATCCCTGCGTAAAACTCACGTTCAATTTCCATTGCTTCTTCGACCAATATTTTACGAACCTTTTTACCTTCGGGGCCGGT
This window of the candidate division KSB1 bacterium genome carries:
- the sucD gene encoding succinate--CoA ligase subunit alpha, translated to MSILVNKSTRVVVQGITGGEGSYHTSQMVEYGTNVVAGVTPGKGGQLFQEKIPVYNTVTEAVENEAANTSIIFVPPAFAGDAIMEAADAGIRLIVCITEGIPTLDMARTKQYLASRATRLVGPNCPGVITPGECKIGIMPGFIHTPGEVGVVSRSGTLTYETVHQLTILGIGQSTCLGIGGDPIIGTNFVDALKLFQQDENTKAVVMIGEIGGTAEEEAAEYVKQHMTKPVVGFIAGRTAPPGRRMGHAGAIISGGKGTASEKMAALEAANIHVVESPAEIGSTMKSILN
- the sucC gene encoding ADP-forming succinate--CoA ligase subunit beta is translated as MKIHEYQAKEVLKRYGVEVPRGRVAFTASEAKAIAEELGGKVVIKAQIHAGGRGKAGGVKLAKSPQEAEKIASEILGKTLITHQTGPEGKKVRKILVEEAMEIEREFYAGIVLDRSVSKFVFMASTEGGVEIEKVAEETPEKILKEYIDPALGLQPYQTRKIAFGLGLTGSQFKNSFRFISGLYKAVSIVDASLAEINPLVVTKDGRVLALDAKIDFDDNALYRHPDLAEMRDIYEEESLEVEARKYDLNYIKLDGEVACMVNGAGLAMATMDIIKLAGSSPANFLDVGGGASAETVENGYKILLADSNVKAVLINIFGGIVRCDRVAKGVIQASRNVEINVPVVVRLQGTNAKEAEDILNQSEFEFIVANDFKDAAEKVVAAIG